In Phaeobacter porticola, one DNA window encodes the following:
- the putA gene encoding bifunctional proline dehydrogenase/L-glutamate gamma-semialdehyde dehydrogenase PutA translates to MPSAPTPAHSDALRYHIDAGTYVDQTQMRDQLFALANLDATDRSTISANAAALVRDIRGHSSPGLMEVFLAEYGLSTDEGVALMCLAEALLRVPDAETIDALIEDKIAPSEWGKHLGKSTSSLVNASTWALMLTGKVLDEKRSPVSALRGAMKRLGEPVIRTAVSRAMKEMGRQFVLGETIEGAMKRAAGMEAKGYTYSYDMLGEAARTEADAARYHLAYSRAISAIAAACNSADIRQNPGISVKLSALHPRYELAQETSVMEQLVPRLQALALLAKAAGMGLNVDAEEADRLSLSLEVIEEVISDPALAGWDGFGVVVQAYGPRTGAALDALYDMANRYDRRLMVRLVKGAYWDTEVKRAQVEGVDGFPVFTHKSLTDVSYIANARKLLSMTDRIYPQFATHNAHTVSAILHMAKDTDKGAYEFQRLHGMGETLHNMVLEQNQTHCRIYAPVGAHRDLLAYLVRRLLENGANSSFVNQIVDENVPPELVAADPFAQVEDLTANLRKGPDLFQPERPNSMGFDLGHAPTLAAIDAARAPWKSHSWAAEPLLAKAPETATTTDEPVRNPADLTTVGRVQTAGQAEIETALSAATPWNASAETRAEVLNRAADLYEANYGELFALLTREAGKTLPDCVAELREAVDFLRYYAARISAEPPVGVFTCISPWNFPLAIFSGQIAAALAVGNAVLAKPAEQTPLIAHRAISLLHEAGVPRRALQLLPGAGAVGGAVTSDARVGGVAFTGSTATALKIRAAMAEHLRPGAPLIAETGGLNAMIVDSTALPEQAVQSIIESAFQSAGQRCSALRCLYLQEDIADNVLKMLKGAMDALHLGDPWNLSTDSGPVIDETARAGILAHIDAARAEGRILKEMTAPQGGTFVAPTLIEITGIQALEQEIFGPVLHVVRFKSQDLDQIIRDINATGYGLTFGLHTRIDDRVQYICDRIHAGNLYVNRNQIGAIVGSQPFGGEGLSGTGPKAGGPFYMMRFCAPDRQKSEDSWPSDAPAMTMLSAPTGQPMQEITTSLPGPTGESNRLSQLARPPLLCLGPGPQAVVAQARAVHALGGTAIEATGPLDMRQLLTMEGTSGVIWWGDETTAREIESWLARRNGPILPLIPGLPDKARVQAERHVCVDTTAAGGNAALLGGMG, encoded by the coding sequence ATGCCTTCTGCGCCGACTCCGGCGCACAGCGACGCCCTGCGCTATCACATTGATGCAGGCACCTATGTTGATCAGACCCAGATGCGGGACCAGCTGTTCGCGCTTGCCAATCTGGACGCGACAGACCGCAGCACCATCAGCGCCAATGCCGCCGCGCTTGTCCGGGATATCCGCGGCCATTCCTCGCCCGGCCTGATGGAGGTCTTCCTTGCGGAATATGGCCTCTCCACCGATGAAGGCGTCGCGCTGATGTGTCTCGCAGAGGCGCTGCTGCGGGTGCCGGATGCCGAAACGATTGATGCGCTGATCGAAGATAAAATCGCGCCGTCGGAATGGGGCAAGCATCTGGGCAAATCCACCTCCTCTTTGGTCAATGCCTCGACCTGGGCCTTGATGCTGACCGGCAAAGTGCTTGACGAAAAACGCAGCCCCGTCTCTGCCCTGCGCGGCGCCATGAAACGTCTGGGTGAGCCGGTGATCCGCACCGCTGTCAGCCGCGCGATGAAGGAAATGGGCCGCCAGTTCGTGCTGGGCGAAACCATTGAAGGCGCCATGAAACGCGCCGCCGGCATGGAGGCCAAGGGTTATACCTATTCCTACGACATGCTGGGAGAGGCCGCCCGCACAGAAGCAGACGCCGCCCGCTATCATCTGGCCTATTCGCGGGCGATTTCGGCCATTGCGGCGGCTTGCAACAGCGCGGATATTCGCCAGAACCCAGGAATTTCGGTAAAACTCTCGGCGCTACATCCGCGCTATGAACTGGCGCAGGAAACCAGCGTCATGGAGCAATTGGTCCCCCGTCTGCAAGCGCTGGCCCTTCTGGCCAAAGCGGCCGGCATGGGGCTGAACGTCGATGCCGAGGAAGCGGATCGTCTGTCGCTGTCGCTTGAGGTGATCGAGGAAGTGATCTCCGATCCCGCTCTCGCAGGCTGGGACGGGTTTGGCGTCGTGGTGCAGGCCTATGGTCCGCGCACCGGCGCGGCGCTGGATGCGCTGTATGACATGGCCAACCGCTATGACCGCCGCCTGATGGTGCGTCTGGTGAAAGGCGCCTATTGGGATACCGAGGTGAAGCGCGCACAGGTTGAAGGCGTTGATGGCTTTCCGGTATTCACCCATAAATCCCTGACCGATGTGTCCTACATCGCCAACGCCCGCAAACTCCTGTCGATGACCGACCGGATCTACCCGCAGTTCGCCACCCACAACGCCCACACAGTCTCGGCAATCCTGCATATGGCCAAGGATACGGACAAGGGAGCCTATGAATTTCAGCGGCTGCACGGCATGGGCGAGACCCTGCACAATATGGTGCTAGAGCAGAACCAGACCCACTGCCGCATCTATGCACCGGTTGGTGCCCATCGCGATCTGCTGGCCTATTTGGTGCGCCGCCTGTTGGAAAATGGCGCCAACAGCTCTTTTGTGAACCAGATCGTGGATGAAAATGTCCCACCTGAGCTGGTCGCGGCCGATCCTTTCGCTCAGGTCGAGGATCTGACCGCAAACCTGCGCAAGGGGCCTGACCTGTTCCAGCCCGAGCGGCCCAATTCGATGGGGTTTGATCTGGGCCACGCCCCGACGCTCGCGGCCATCGATGCCGCCCGCGCGCCTTGGAAGAGCCACAGCTGGGCTGCAGAGCCGCTGTTGGCCAAGGCGCCCGAGACGGCGACAACCACAGATGAGCCGGTGCGCAACCCTGCCGACCTGACCACCGTGGGCCGCGTGCAGACCGCTGGTCAAGCCGAGATTGAGACCGCTCTCAGCGCCGCAACTCCTTGGAACGCCAGTGCTGAAACCCGCGCCGAGGTGCTGAACCGCGCCGCCGACCTCTATGAGGCCAACTATGGCGAGCTGTTCGCGCTGCTGACCCGCGAGGCGGGCAAAACTCTGCCCGATTGCGTGGCCGAACTGCGCGAAGCGGTGGATTTCCTGCGCTACTACGCCGCCCGTATCTCGGCAGAGCCGCCGGTCGGCGTCTTTACATGTATTTCACCATGGAACTTTCCCCTGGCGATTTTCTCTGGCCAGATTGCTGCGGCTCTGGCCGTCGGCAATGCGGTTCTGGCCAAACCCGCCGAACAGACACCGTTGATTGCTCACCGTGCCATCTCGCTGTTGCATGAGGCGGGCGTCCCGCGCAGAGCGCTACAACTGCTGCCGGGGGCCGGCGCTGTTGGCGGCGCCGTCACCTCTGACGCACGTGTCGGCGGCGTGGCCTTTACCGGCTCCACGGCCACCGCGCTCAAGATCCGCGCCGCTATGGCAGAGCATCTTCGCCCCGGCGCGCCGCTGATTGCCGAGACCGGCGGGCTGAACGCGATGATCGTGGACAGCACCGCCCTGCCCGAACAGGCTGTGCAGTCCATAATCGAAAGCGCCTTTCAATCCGCAGGTCAGCGCTGCTCGGCCCTGCGCTGCCTGTATCTTCAGGAAGACATCGCCGACAATGTACTGAAAATGCTCAAAGGCGCGATGGATGCGCTACACCTTGGCGATCCCTGGAACCTGTCCACCGACAGCGGCCCCGTGATCGACGAGACCGCCCGCGCTGGTATTCTGGCCCATATCGACGCCGCCCGTGCAGAGGGTCGCATACTGAAGGAAATGACCGCCCCGCAAGGCGGCACCTTCGTGGCGCCAACCCTGATCGAAATCACCGGCATTCAGGCGCTGGAACAGGAGATCTTTGGCCCGGTTCTGCACGTGGTGCGCTTCAAATCGCAGGATCTGGACCAGATCATCAGAGATATCAACGCCACCGGGTATGGGCTGACCTTTGGCCTGCACACCCGGATTGATGACCGTGTGCAATACATCTGCGACCGGATCCACGCGGGCAACCTCTATGTGAACCGCAACCAGATCGGCGCGATTGTCGGCAGCCAGCCCTTCGGCGGCGAAGGCCTCTCCGGTACTGGCCCGAAGGCCGGCGGCCCCTTCTACATGATGCGCTTTTGCGCGCCCGACCGGCAGAAAAGCGAGGACAGCTGGCCTTCGGATGCCCCTGCTATGACCATGCTTTCCGCACCAACCGGCCAGCCTATGCAGGAGATCACCACCAGCCTGCCCGGCCCTACCGGTGAATCCAACCGCCTGTCGCAGCTCGCGCGTCCGCCGCTCCTGTGCCTTGGGCCGGGACCGCAGGCTGTTGTGGCACAGGCCCGTGCGGTTCACGCCCTTGGCGGCACCGCGATTGAAGCAACAGGCCCGCTGGACATGCGTCAACTGCTGACCATGGAAGGCACATCCGGCGTGATCTGGTGGGGAGACGAGACCACTGCGCGCGAGATTGAAAGCTGGCTGGCGCGCCGCAATGGCCCGATACTGCCGCTGATCCCTGGCTTGCCCGACAAGGCCCGCGTCCAGGCCGAGCGGCATGTCTGCGTGGACACCACTGCCGCGGGCGGCAACGCAGCGCTGCTTGGTGGCATGGGCTAA
- a CDS encoding Lrp/AsnC family transcriptional regulator translates to MQMDFPGMDRFDQAILAALGEDGRMSIADLARRIGLSKTPTQARLRRLEAEGIITGYRALIDPIRLGLDHVAFVEVKLTDTREAALAKFNAALARVPEIEQAHLMASHFDYLLKVRTRSMSAYRAVLGEKISALPHVASTSTYVAMQAVIEDSAVLP, encoded by the coding sequence ATGCAAATGGACTTTCCGGGAATGGATCGATTCGATCAGGCGATTCTGGCCGCCTTGGGCGAGGACGGGCGCATGTCGATCGCGGATCTGGCGCGGCGCATTGGGCTTTCGAAGACGCCGACTCAGGCGCGGCTGCGGCGGCTTGAGGCAGAGGGCATCATCACCGGCTATCGCGCTTTGATCGATCCGATCCGGTTGGGGCTGGATCATGTAGCGTTTGTCGAGGTGAAACTGACCGATACACGCGAGGCAGCACTGGCGAAATTCAACGCGGCCCTTGCGCGGGTGCCCGAGATCGAACAGGCCCATCTGATGGCCTCGCATTTTGACTATCTGCTGAAGGTGCGGACGCGATCCATGTCGGCCTATCGCGCGGTGCTGGGCGAGAAGATATCGGCGCTGCCGCATGTGGCGTCGACCTCTACCTATGTGGCGATGCAGGCGGTGATTGAGGACAGCGCGGTGCTGCCGTGA
- a CDS encoding tetratricopeptide repeat protein yields MRQFWIAPFLGLCFAAAASLAQAEGAGQAPSHADSASCPTAPDHQGAVDQLIGRVQAAPDESSAQQISNQFWQYWADAPNAEAQALLDRGMTRRSAFDFLGALEAFDRLVAYCPDYAEGYNQRAFVHYLRRDFAAALMDLDRALDLSPRHVAALSGRALSLYGLSRLGEAREALDQALSLNPWLPERHLVAPGGPLAPEDADAAMPEVEL; encoded by the coding sequence ATGCGACAGTTCTGGATTGCCCCGTTTCTTGGTCTTTGTTTCGCTGCGGCTGCGTCCCTCGCTCAGGCAGAGGGGGCAGGGCAGGCGCCGTCACACGCTGACAGTGCAAGCTGCCCGACGGCGCCGGATCATCAGGGCGCGGTAGACCAGCTGATCGGCCGTGTGCAGGCCGCCCCGGATGAATCGTCAGCGCAGCAGATCTCCAATCAGTTCTGGCAATATTGGGCGGATGCCCCGAACGCTGAGGCGCAGGCCTTGCTGGATCGTGGGATGACCCGGCGCTCGGCTTTTGATTTTCTGGGGGCGTTGGAGGCTTTTGATCGGCTGGTCGCCTACTGCCCGGATTATGCCGAGGGCTACAATCAGCGCGCCTTTGTCCACTATTTGCGGCGGGATTTTGCGGCGGCCCTGATGGATCTGGACCGCGCACTGGACCTGTCGCCACGCCATGTCGCAGCCCTGAGCGGTCGGGCGTTGTCACTATATGGGTTGTCGCGTCTGGGTGAGGCGCGCGAAGCATTGGATCAGGCCCTGTCGCTGAACCCCTGGTTGCCGGAACGGCATCTGGTGGCGCCGGGTGGACCGCTGGCACCGGAAGATGCGGATGCCGCCATGCCGGAGGTTGAGCTGTAG
- a CDS encoding ATP-binding protein, which yields MSFRPKAWVQSLNNRTYLPTLVALVVIVAAGIYAETQNDTIYDQKLRADVQYEAGLIRARIEGNLSANIQLVRGLQAVLSTEPNMSQPRFAELAAQLLGDEANLRNIAAAPDLVIRLMYPIEGNEAAVGLDYRKNAAQSAAALRARDTGELVLAGPVDLLQGGQGMISRFPIFIGPPGNKSFWGILSAVIDVDSVYSQGGLTDPSLMIDVALVGKDGKGAMGEQFYGDPEILQNDPVLMDIVLPVGTWQMAARPRDGWPAHANNKWQLRIAVLLAGAFTLFPTALAGRLSAARRSMIQTLKRRERELEALSRRLEMAVETSKIGIWEIDDTSDSAIWDDRMRELYGDPVSARKVPIDVWRSFLDRKDLDRVVDGFQNALTRATHHAVDFSIELKNGTRKNIRAMGCAFRDDRGHTRMIGVEWDVTRDVQLNNELKRANHQLTQRNTQLTHAKQAAEKADRAKSEFLANMSHEIRTPMNGIIGMSDILAGTNLSDEQDQCIETIRESSVALLKIINDILDLSRLEAGKMEISAIDFNLRKCIDGAVDVLRPKLREKGLAFTQTYTSDLPEQVHGDDGRLRQILVNLLSNAVKFTHSGNIALHVTCDPKNPYHLFIDVVDTGIGISEDQAKHVFERFSQADAATTRHFGGTGLGLTISNILAQRMGGGISLQSTVGDGACFRLEVRLSAAVTKHIAPTELTSDVPRREPGPGLLLLADDNRTNRLLIRKYLAATQLKVIEAENGREAVDMCRDHQPSIILMDMSMPEVDGLSATREIRASDMAQPAIIALTANAFESDRRACLDAGMDRFLQKPIRKPLLFETIASVQAERAAPLNQSKDGTNS from the coding sequence ATGAGTTTCCGGCCTAAAGCCTGGGTTCAGTCACTGAACAACCGAACATATCTGCCAACTTTGGTGGCCCTCGTGGTAATCGTCGCAGCCGGTATTTATGCCGAAACGCAGAACGATACGATCTATGACCAGAAGCTGCGCGCAGATGTGCAATATGAGGCAGGGCTGATCCGCGCGCGGATCGAGGGCAATCTGTCGGCCAATATCCAGCTGGTCCGCGGATTGCAGGCTGTGCTGTCTACTGAGCCGAATATGTCCCAACCTCGGTTTGCCGAGCTCGCAGCACAACTGCTTGGTGACGAGGCAAACCTGCGCAATATCGCAGCCGCGCCCGACCTGGTTATTCGACTGATGTATCCTATTGAAGGCAACGAAGCCGCCGTCGGGCTTGATTACCGCAAGAACGCGGCTCAAAGTGCAGCTGCCCTGCGCGCGCGCGACACGGGTGAACTTGTCCTTGCCGGACCGGTGGACCTCCTGCAGGGCGGCCAAGGTATGATCAGCCGCTTTCCGATATTTATCGGGCCGCCCGGAAACAAATCTTTCTGGGGCATCCTTTCAGCGGTGATCGATGTGGATTCAGTCTATTCACAGGGTGGGCTGACCGACCCAAGCCTGATGATCGACGTGGCCCTGGTCGGTAAGGACGGCAAGGGGGCTATGGGCGAACAGTTCTACGGTGACCCAGAGATATTGCAGAACGACCCGGTGCTGATGGACATCGTTCTGCCCGTCGGAACCTGGCAGATGGCTGCCCGTCCCCGCGACGGCTGGCCGGCGCATGCCAATAACAAATGGCAACTGCGGATTGCCGTTTTATTGGCCGGAGCATTCACCTTGTTCCCCACTGCGCTTGCCGGGCGGCTTTCTGCGGCGCGACGTTCGATGATCCAAACCCTCAAACGACGTGAGCGCGAGCTTGAGGCTCTCTCTCGCCGTCTCGAAATGGCAGTAGAGACCTCCAAGATCGGCATCTGGGAGATTGATGACACCTCCGATAGCGCAATCTGGGATGACAGGATGCGCGAGCTGTACGGCGATCCCGTCAGCGCGCGAAAGGTCCCCATTGACGTCTGGCGTTCCTTTCTCGACCGCAAAGATCTGGACCGTGTGGTCGACGGTTTCCAGAACGCACTGACCCGCGCCACGCACCATGCGGTCGATTTCAGCATTGAGCTGAAGAATGGCACCCGCAAGAACATCCGCGCCATGGGCTGCGCCTTTCGTGACGACCGCGGCCACACCCGGATGATCGGCGTTGAATGGGACGTGACCCGCGATGTGCAGCTCAACAACGAACTGAAGCGCGCCAACCATCAATTGACCCAGCGCAATACCCAGCTCACCCATGCCAAACAGGCTGCGGAGAAGGCCGACCGGGCCAAATCAGAATTTCTCGCCAATATGAGTCATGAGATCCGTACGCCGATGAATGGCATCATCGGCATGTCCGACATTCTGGCGGGAACCAATCTATCCGATGAGCAGGATCAATGCATTGAAACGATCCGTGAATCCTCTGTCGCGCTATTGAAGATCATCAATGATATTCTTGACCTTTCACGGCTGGAGGCAGGCAAGATGGAGATCAGCGCAATCGACTTCAACTTGCGTAAATGCATTGATGGCGCTGTCGATGTGTTGCGTCCCAAACTGCGCGAAAAAGGGCTCGCCTTTACCCAGACCTACACCTCTGACCTTCCCGAGCAGGTCCACGGCGATGACGGCCGGCTGCGCCAGATTCTGGTAAATCTACTCAGCAACGCAGTAAAATTTACGCATAGCGGCAATATCGCCCTGCATGTGACCTGCGATCCTAAGAACCCGTACCATCTGTTCATCGATGTCGTGGATACTGGCATTGGCATATCCGAGGATCAAGCGAAGCATGTGTTTGAACGGTTTTCGCAGGCCGACGCTGCGACGACGCGGCACTTCGGTGGTACCGGCCTTGGTCTGACGATTTCCAACATTCTCGCACAGCGTATGGGCGGAGGTATCAGCCTGCAATCGACCGTTGGGGACGGGGCCTGTTTCCGGCTCGAAGTCAGGCTGTCAGCAGCCGTCACTAAGCATATTGCCCCGACAGAGCTGACCTCTGACGTCCCCCGGCGAGAGCCCGGTCCGGGCCTACTGCTTCTGGCCGACGACAATCGCACCAATCGCTTGTTGATCCGCAAATATCTTGCCGCGACACAATTAAAGGTGATCGAAGCCGAAAATGGCCGTGAAGCTGTTGATATGTGCCGCGACCATCAGCCCAGCATCATCCTGATGGACATGTCCATGCCAGAGGTCGACGGCCTGTCAGCAACCCGTGAGATCCGCGCAAGCGATATGGCGCAACCGGCGATCATTGCATTAACCGCAAACGCCTTTGAAAGCGACCGGCGCGCCTGTCTGGATGCCGGAATGGACCGCTTCCTGCAAAAACCGATCCGCAAGCCACTGCTGTTTGAAACCATCGCATCGGTTCAGGCCGAGCGCGCAGCACCGTTGAACCAGTCCAAAGACGGCACCAACAGCTGA
- a CDS encoding methyl-accepting chemotaxis protein has protein sequence MFFKRDAKKQQAATVLQQSIIDMIDRTQAMIQFEPDGTILEANANFLGAIGYQMAEIEGKHHSMFVDPDYARSEAYKTFWDDLAAGKFFTDQFPRVSKAGETIWIQATYAPVLDSEGNTIRVIKLATDITTRQNCVEDISKGLDALSQGDLSYRVPLSELPDLRVLCEAFNTAQDTLNTAVETVKSVADAVGSTASEISQSSSELSHRTETQAATLEETAAAIEELTSTVRSAADGAREVEEIVSNARTTAEESGEVVSNAVKAMSQIEESSGKISQIISVIDDIAFQTNLLALNAGVEAARAGEAGRGFAVVASEVRALAQRSSDAAGEIKLLITESSQYVGNGVTLVSRAGDELQKIIGSVSTISGHVSQIATGAAEQSVTLVEINTGVSQLDQVTQHNAAMVEEATAASQTLSNDAQELTRQISIFKTGSGAQNVVSFGGGAGAQDYGVRASG, from the coding sequence ATGTTCTTCAAACGTGATGCAAAGAAACAGCAAGCGGCGACTGTATTGCAGCAATCGATCATTGATATGATTGATCGAACTCAGGCCATGATTCAGTTTGAACCGGACGGAACTATTCTTGAAGCCAATGCAAATTTTCTGGGCGCTATTGGCTATCAGATGGCTGAGATCGAGGGCAAGCATCACTCGATGTTTGTTGATCCCGACTACGCCCGAAGCGAGGCCTATAAGACTTTTTGGGATGACCTTGCCGCCGGGAAGTTCTTTACAGACCAGTTTCCGCGGGTTTCCAAGGCAGGTGAGACGATTTGGATCCAGGCGACCTACGCGCCGGTACTGGACAGCGAAGGCAACACCATTCGGGTGATCAAATTGGCAACCGACATTACCACACGTCAGAACTGCGTTGAAGATATTTCCAAAGGCTTGGACGCGCTGAGCCAAGGCGATCTCAGCTATCGTGTCCCCCTCTCAGAACTGCCGGATTTACGCGTGCTTTGTGAGGCGTTCAACACCGCGCAGGACACGCTGAACACCGCCGTAGAGACCGTAAAATCGGTGGCCGATGCCGTTGGCAGCACAGCGTCCGAGATCAGCCAGTCGTCAAGCGAGTTATCGCATCGTACCGAAACCCAGGCCGCGACACTGGAAGAGACCGCAGCCGCCATCGAAGAGCTGACGTCGACAGTGCGTTCTGCGGCCGATGGTGCGCGTGAGGTCGAAGAGATCGTCAGCAATGCCCGCACCACTGCAGAAGAAAGCGGGGAGGTGGTGAGCAACGCGGTAAAGGCAATGTCCCAGATCGAGGAATCTTCGGGCAAGATCTCGCAGATTATTTCTGTTATTGATGACATTGCGTTTCAGACCAATCTGTTGGCCCTGAACGCCGGGGTCGAGGCCGCAAGAGCGGGCGAAGCTGGGCGCGGATTTGCGGTTGTGGCTTCTGAGGTCCGTGCACTGGCGCAGCGGTCTTCGGATGCTGCTGGCGAGATCAAACTGCTCATTACGGAAAGTTCGCAATATGTTGGCAATGGCGTGACGCTGGTGAGCCGGGCAGGTGATGAACTGCAAAAGATTATTGGTAGCGTCAGCACCATATCCGGACATGTAAGTCAGATCGCTACTGGGGCTGCTGAACAGTCGGTTACCCTTGTGGAAATCAACACCGGTGTCAGCCAGCTTGACCAGGTGACGCAGCACAACGCAGCCATGGTGGAAGAGGCGACAGCCGCCAGCCAGACTCTGTCTAATGACGCCCAGGAACTGACCCGCCAAATTTCGATCTTCAAAACTGGATCAGGGGCCCAGAATGTCGTCTCCTTTGGCGGCGGGGCAGGGGCACAGGACTATGGCGTGCGTGCCTCTGGTTAA
- a CDS encoding alpha/beta fold hydrolase has protein sequence MLNTIRHGAPTDKPTLMIAHGLYGSARNWGAIAKRLCDDREVIAIDMRNHGNSPWTETHSYRDMADDLAEVIAAHGGPVDMIGHSMGGKAAMTLALNHPQALRRLLVADIAPVAYQHSQIQYIHAMRQVDLAKVERRSDAEEQLANLGVEKALQSFFTQSLDLPNRRWRLNLDTLEHDMPHIMGFPETDAQWDGSTLFLSGAASDYVLPEHRPLIKARFSQSHFAKLPDCGHWLHAENPRAFVATARSFFDA, from the coding sequence ATGCTGAACACGATCCGCCATGGCGCCCCGACCGACAAGCCCACCTTGATGATCGCGCATGGGCTTTATGGCTCTGCCCGCAACTGGGGCGCAATTGCCAAGCGGCTTTGCGATGATCGCGAGGTCATCGCGATCGATATGCGCAACCATGGCAACAGCCCTTGGACCGAAACCCACAGCTACCGCGATATGGCCGATGATCTGGCGGAGGTGATCGCAGCCCATGGCGGGCCCGTTGATATGATTGGCCACTCTATGGGCGGCAAGGCGGCAATGACGCTGGCACTCAACCACCCCCAGGCGCTGCGCCGCCTGCTGGTCGCGGATATCGCGCCAGTGGCCTACCAGCACAGCCAGATCCAATACATACATGCCATGCGTCAGGTTGATCTCGCAAAGGTCGAACGCCGCTCCGACGCCGAGGAGCAGCTGGCCAACCTCGGCGTTGAGAAAGCACTACAGAGTTTCTTCACGCAGTCCCTTGATCTACCGAACCGGCGCTGGCGCCTGAACCTGGACACCCTGGAACACGACATGCCCCACATCATGGGTTTTCCCGAGACCGACGCGCAATGGGACGGCAGCACGCTGTTTCTGTCCGGCGCTGCCTCGGACTATGTCCTGCCGGAGCATCGCCCCCTGATCAAGGCACGGTTCAGCCAGTCACATTTTGCCAAACTTCCCGATTGCGGCCATTGGCTCCACGCCGAAAATCCGCGCGCCTTTGTCGCGACAGCCCGCAGCTTCTTTGACGCCTGA
- a CDS encoding TetR/AcrR family transcriptional regulator translates to MASKAEIRKQELREKLVAAAEIRIRRDGAGALRARDLATDAGCAVGAIYNAFDDMNAIVMAVNGQTFQALGQAVRQSLNGAEAAAPTERLILMSNAYLGFAAENTRLWRALFDVQAEETEVPDWYRAALEDLFSNIAAPVAEIFPDKTPQDLVLMVRALFSAVHGIVLLGLENRISGVPVDQIERMISEVLSRLT, encoded by the coding sequence ATGGCAAGCAAGGCCGAAATCCGCAAGCAAGAGTTGCGTGAAAAACTGGTGGCAGCGGCTGAGATCCGCATCCGCCGTGATGGGGCAGGGGCACTGCGGGCGCGGGATCTTGCGACGGACGCGGGCTGCGCGGTAGGCGCCATTTACAATGCCTTTGACGATATGAATGCCATCGTGATGGCGGTGAACGGGCAGACCTTTCAGGCGTTGGGGCAGGCTGTGCGGCAGTCTCTCAACGGGGCGGAAGCTGCGGCGCCTACCGAACGGCTGATCCTGATGAGCAATGCGTATCTGGGATTCGCGGCAGAGAATACCCGGCTGTGGCGCGCCTTGTTCGATGTGCAGGCGGAGGAGACGGAGGTCCCTGACTGGTACCGTGCCGCGCTGGAGGATCTGTTTTCAAACATTGCGGCGCCGGTTGCGGAGATTTTTCCCGACAAAACACCCCAGGATTTGGTGCTTATGGTGCGGGCGCTGTTCTCGGCCGTGCATGGAATCGTTTTGTTGGGACTGGAAAACCGGATCTCCGGCGTGCCGGTTGACCAAATTGAGCGCATGATTTCCGAGGTGTTGTCGCGGCTTACATGA
- a CDS encoding PspA/IM30 family protein — translation MFATIKTLIRGIDARAEERLSDTYAIELIDQKIRTGEADLTRAKQALAGLIQKSRMETRQLEAVTTRINDLTERARAALTEDRQDLAQAAATAIAELENEQAMRRRTVDMLEQRSLQLRQSVESCHRRLMDLKQGAVAARATRKAQTAHSGMARNTGPSDTLGEAEALINRVMSAEDPFEQSEILKDIETGLSHGTVADDLADAGFGAPTRSTAADVLARLALKN, via the coding sequence ATGTTTGCAACGATTAAGACCTTGATCCGGGGCATTGATGCCCGCGCTGAAGAGCGGTTGAGCGACACCTATGCGATTGAGCTGATTGATCAGAAGATCCGCACCGGCGAGGCCGATCTGACCCGCGCCAAACAGGCGCTGGCCGGTTTGATCCAGAAATCCCGTATGGAGACCCGTCAACTGGAGGCGGTCACAACGCGGATCAACGATCTGACGGAGCGGGCCCGCGCGGCACTTACAGAGGATCGCCAGGATCTGGCGCAGGCCGCTGCCACGGCCATTGCGGAGTTGGAAAATGAGCAGGCGATGCGCCGCCGTACGGTCGACATGCTGGAGCAGCGCAGCCTGCAGCTGCGCCAGTCCGTAGAATCCTGTCATCGCCGTCTGATGGATCTGAAACAGGGCGCAGTTGCAGCGAGGGCCACCCGCAAGGCACAAACGGCGCATAGCGGCATGGCGCGCAACACCGGCCCGAGCGACACGCTGGGGGAGGCAGAGGCGCTGATCAACCGGGTGATGTCCGCCGAAGATCCCTTTGAACAGAGCGAGATCCTGAAGGACATCGAAACCGGGCTGAGCCATGGCACGGTGGCAGATGATCTGGCGGATGCCGGGTTCGGCGCCCCGACACGCAGTACCGCTGCTGATGTTCTGGCGCGGCTGGCACTGAAAAACTGA